The following proteins come from a genomic window of Acinetobacter baumannii:
- a CDS encoding malonate decarboxylase subunit delta, whose product METLHFEFVATEPPVKKALVGCVGSGDLEILMEPGEKGKASIHVVTSVDGSAARWHNLFERIFTAQIPPAVNIDIHDFGATPGVVRLRLEQALEEIAHD is encoded by the coding sequence ATGGAAACACTTCATTTTGAATTTGTGGCGACAGAGCCACCTGTAAAAAAAGCGTTGGTAGGATGTGTTGGCTCGGGCGATTTAGAAATTTTGATGGAACCTGGTGAAAAGGGAAAAGCCTCTATTCATGTCGTTACCTCTGTAGATGGCAGTGCAGCACGTTGGCACAATCTTTTTGAACGGATTTTTACTGCTCAAATACCGCCAGCGGTCAATATTGATATTCATGACTTTGGTGCAACTCCCGGTGTCGTTCGCTTACGTCTGGAACAAGCATTGGAGGAGATTGCTCATGACTGA
- a CDS encoding biotin-independent malonate decarboxylase subunit beta → MTDIESLLNKQDFIELSARERAKALLDEGTFRELLDPFARVMSPWLVKQNIVPQADDGVVIAKGSIQERPVVLISIEGLFQGGSLGEVGGAKIAGALELAVEDNLKGIPTAAILLLETGGVRLQEANLGLAAIAEIQAAIVNLRQYQPVIAVVAGSVGCFGGMSIAAGLCSYIVMTQEGRLGLNGPQVIEQEAGVQEYNAKDRPFIWSITGGNQRFTSGLADAYVDDDRQKIRQQVIAYLTQGVPHQHRSSNYSFYLEKLQQVDTAEQITPAQVQALYQGEQA, encoded by the coding sequence ATGACTGATATCGAGAGCTTGTTAAATAAACAAGATTTTATTGAGCTGAGTGCAAGAGAGCGTGCTAAAGCATTATTAGATGAAGGGACTTTTCGAGAGTTACTCGACCCATTTGCCCGTGTTATGTCGCCTTGGCTCGTTAAACAGAATATTGTGCCGCAAGCCGATGATGGCGTGGTGATTGCAAAAGGATCTATTCAAGAACGCCCAGTGGTTTTAATTTCTATTGAAGGCTTATTTCAAGGTGGCAGTTTAGGTGAGGTGGGCGGTGCCAAAATTGCGGGTGCCTTAGAACTTGCGGTTGAAGACAATCTAAAAGGCATTCCAACAGCTGCAATTTTATTGTTGGAAACAGGTGGCGTTCGCTTACAAGAAGCAAATCTGGGTTTGGCTGCAATTGCTGAAATTCAGGCTGCAATTGTGAACTTACGGCAGTATCAACCCGTAATTGCTGTGGTCGCAGGCAGTGTAGGGTGCTTCGGCGGTATGTCAATTGCAGCTGGACTATGTAGCTATATTGTAATGACACAAGAAGGACGTTTAGGTCTAAATGGCCCACAAGTGATAGAACAAGAAGCTGGTGTACAAGAATATAACGCTAAAGATCGTCCATTTATATGGAGTATTACGGGTGGTAATCAGCGCTTCACTAGTGGTTTGGCAGATGCTTATGTAGACGATGATCGCCAGAAAATTCGTCAGCAAGTCATCGCTTATTTAACTCAAGGCGTACCTCATCAGCATCGTAGTTCAAATTACTCATTCTATTTAGAAAAGCTACAACAAGTTGATACTGCTGAGCAGATTACCCCAGCACAAGTTCAAGCTTTGTATCAAGGAGAGCAAGCATGA
- the mdcE gene encoding biotin-independent malonate decarboxylase subunit gamma, producing the protein MNIAVDTLKASTRGAHWFKALTQGFKTVEGFPASIWVADGQIDQQVVRVITVVQDTNNLFPRAKQGEVGLLEGWSLAKVVDDVIQADAQAETKRAILCLVDVPSQAYGRREELLGIHQALAGAVDSYARARLAGHPIVSLLVGKSMSGAFLAHGYQANRIIALKDSGVMVHAMGKESAARVTLRSVDELEQLASSIPPMAYDIESYATLGLLSELLSVENPEQPTNDDLLLAKQAIAQTFKEINAEQSRGLEQRLHGQNRQMSKKVRELLREQWL; encoded by the coding sequence ATGAATATCGCCGTTGATACATTAAAAGCATCTACTCGTGGTGCACATTGGTTTAAAGCACTTACGCAGGGTTTTAAGACAGTTGAAGGTTTTCCAGCTTCGATTTGGGTGGCTGATGGTCAGATTGATCAGCAAGTGGTGCGCGTGATTACCGTTGTGCAAGATACCAATAATCTGTTCCCACGGGCAAAACAAGGAGAAGTTGGATTATTAGAAGGCTGGAGTTTGGCAAAAGTAGTCGATGATGTGATCCAAGCCGATGCACAGGCTGAAACTAAACGCGCTATTTTATGTCTGGTTGATGTTCCAAGTCAGGCCTATGGGCGTCGTGAAGAATTATTAGGCATTCATCAAGCTTTAGCGGGTGCAGTAGATAGCTATGCTAGAGCCAGATTGGCAGGTCATCCAATTGTGAGTTTATTGGTTGGTAAGTCGATGTCTGGTGCTTTCTTGGCGCATGGATACCAAGCCAATCGTATTATTGCCTTAAAAGATTCAGGTGTTATGGTGCATGCAATGGGTAAGGAATCTGCTGCACGCGTTACCTTACGGTCGGTTGATGAGTTAGAGCAATTGGCCTCAAGCATTCCACCAATGGCTTATGACATTGAAAGTTATGCCACGCTTGGTTTGTTATCTGAACTGTTATCTGTTGAAAACCCTGAACAACCGACAAACGATGATCTTTTGTTAGCGAAACAGGCAATTGCTCAAACGTTTAAAGAAATTAATGCTGAGCAATCGAGAGGACTGGAACAAAGACTGCATGGCCAAAACCGTCAAATGTCTAAAAAGGTCCGTGAATTATTGCGTGAGCAATGGTTATGA
- a CDS encoding malonate decarboxylase holo-ACP synthase: protein MVMKLKLEAHDLLWGMTVDCLADDAPHWVREVLQRGDPVVVRRAITPVDQVAVGVRGQLRYQRYAAQMPRSLISRQLKPEALTRVDTQQFEHLAERLQSISSIMKNFSECWGYTGSFGFELATGIETVTEQSDIDLLIRAEQPFAKKQAVELLENFQQAGLNVDIQLQLQQGGLALKEWARNSRKVLLKRPDGAVLLENPWN, encoded by the coding sequence ATGGTTATGAAACTTAAGCTCGAAGCCCATGATTTGTTGTGGGGTATGACGGTCGATTGCTTGGCTGATGATGCTCCGCATTGGGTGAGAGAGGTATTGCAACGTGGTGATCCTGTTGTGGTTCGACGGGCAATTACTCCTGTAGATCAGGTGGCTGTGGGTGTAAGAGGACAACTTCGCTATCAACGATATGCAGCTCAAATGCCAAGATCTTTAATTAGCAGACAGCTTAAGCCAGAAGCGCTGACTCGCGTAGATACGCAACAGTTTGAGCACTTGGCAGAACGTTTACAGAGCATTTCCAGCATTATGAAAAACTTTTCAGAATGTTGGGGATATACAGGAAGTTTCGGCTTTGAACTAGCAACGGGAATTGAAACAGTAACCGAGCAAAGTGACATAGATTTGTTGATTCGAGCTGAACAGCCTTTTGCCAAAAAGCAGGCGGTTGAGCTACTCGAAAATTTTCAGCAAGCAGGGCTGAATGTGGATATACAGCTTCAACTTCAACAAGGCGGTTTGGCATTAAAAGAATGGGCAAGGAATAGCAGAAAAGTTCTATTAAAACGTCCTGATGGTGCTGTTTTATTAGAAAACCCATGGAATTAG
- the mdcH gene encoding malonate decarboxylase subunit epsilon, whose product MASIWVYPGQGVQRSNMLHDLPQNALVKEYLERASDALKADVLMLDSPAALQSTRAVQLCLLISGVVSSALLTAENLTPDYVAGLSIGAWSAAVVAEVLAYEDAVRLVAYRGELMQNAYPTGYGMTALIGTDRAAVETWVKQIYEITPEVFVANINAHNQIVISGSFEAMTQVAVLAKQQGVVAKKLDISVPSHCELLSQQAKQLAASMEGVTLKQPKIRYLSGTTARTLSRPEQIGDDLAFNMSRTVDWENTIQAAWERGVRLQIEALPGTVLTTLARRTFKEGTVLSFQGTRLDSIQMAMQKEQANSFSF is encoded by the coding sequence ATGGCTTCAATTTGGGTATATCCGGGACAAGGTGTGCAACGAAGCAATATGCTGCACGACTTACCTCAAAACGCTCTGGTTAAAGAATACCTTGAGCGTGCATCGGATGCACTCAAAGCAGATGTTTTGATGCTAGATAGTCCGGCTGCATTGCAGTCGACACGTGCAGTACAGCTTTGTTTACTGATTTCAGGTGTGGTGAGTTCAGCTTTATTAACAGCGGAAAACTTAACACCTGATTATGTAGCGGGTCTATCAATTGGCGCATGGTCGGCTGCGGTTGTAGCAGAAGTTTTAGCCTATGAAGATGCTGTTCGTTTGGTTGCCTATCGAGGTGAACTCATGCAAAACGCCTATCCAACTGGCTATGGTATGACGGCCCTGATTGGTACAGACCGTGCAGCTGTTGAAACATGGGTCAAACAAATTTATGAAATAACGCCAGAGGTGTTTGTCGCAAATATTAATGCACATAACCAGATTGTTATTTCAGGAAGCTTTGAAGCCATGACTCAAGTTGCTGTTTTGGCAAAGCAACAAGGCGTGGTGGCAAAAAAATTAGATATATCGGTGCCATCGCACTGTGAATTATTAAGTCAGCAAGCAAAGCAACTTGCAGCGTCTATGGAGGGAGTGACTTTAAAGCAGCCTAAAATACGTTATTTAAGTGGTACAACGGCTCGTACGCTTAGCAGGCCAGAACAGATTGGTGATGACTTGGCTTTTAATATGAGTCGAACTGTAGATTGGGAAAATACCATCCAAGCTGCATGGGAGCGAGGTGTGAGGTTACAGATCGAAGCTTTGCCGGGAACGGTGCTTACTACACTTGCACGTCGAACATTTAAAGAAGGAACTGTATTGTCATTTCAGGGAACACGTTTAGACAGCATTCAGATGGCAATGCAAAAAGAACAGGCAAATAGTTTTTCTTTTTGA
- the madL gene encoding malonate transporter subunit MadL, whose protein sequence is MIIYGVGLLALCTLVGVIAGDLLGVLLGVKSNVGGVGIAMILLICIRLWMEKRGMMTVETEKGVSFWGTMYIPVVVAMAAQQNVVAALSSGHMALFAAVVSVAVCTLTIAGLSRYNKASPLPKEEDTALNRIGGKVHG, encoded by the coding sequence ATGATTATATATGGAGTTGGTTTACTCGCACTTTGCACCTTGGTTGGTGTAATTGCTGGTGATCTATTAGGCGTTTTATTGGGTGTAAAGTCCAATGTTGGTGGCGTGGGTATCGCCATGATTTTACTCATTTGTATACGGTTATGGATGGAAAAACGTGGAATGATGACAGTTGAAACTGAAAAAGGAGTTTCATTCTGGGGCACCATGTATATCCCGGTTGTTGTTGCTATGGCAGCCCAACAAAATGTAGTGGCAGCATTATCTAGTGGCCATATGGCACTCTTTGCGGCTGTAGTCTCAGTTGCAGTTTGTACGCTCACTATTGCTGGTCTAAGCCGATATAACAAAGCCAGCCCTTTACCTAAAGAAGAGGACACAGCCTTAAACCGAATCGGAGGTAAAGTTCATGGTTGA
- the madM gene encoding malonate transporter subunit MadM codes for MVELLLKDLTHLGLITAFALIALIMWLSTKLSKYLTNGRVHASAIAIVIGLILAWFGGKMTGGEKGLTDLALFTGVGLMGGAMLRDFTIVATAFEVQATEAKKAGFIGAFSLFLGTILPFIVGCMFAWIFGYRDAVSITTIGAGAVTYIVGPVTGAAIGASSEVMALSIATGLVKAICVMVSTPLTAKFMGLDNPRSAMIFGGLAGTVSGVSAGLAATDRRLVPYGALTATFHTGLGCLMGPTILFFAVKALVG; via the coding sequence ATGGTTGAATTATTATTAAAAGACTTAACACATTTAGGTTTAATTACAGCTTTTGCTTTAATTGCCTTAATTATGTGGCTGTCGACCAAGCTCTCTAAATATTTAACTAATGGACGTGTGCATGCTTCAGCAATTGCGATTGTAATTGGTTTGATTTTGGCATGGTTTGGCGGAAAAATGACAGGTGGTGAAAAAGGCTTGACCGACCTTGCACTTTTTACAGGTGTAGGACTCATGGGCGGTGCAATGCTTCGTGACTTTACTATTGTAGCTACAGCATTTGAAGTACAAGCGACTGAGGCCAAAAAAGCTGGATTTATTGGTGCCTTCTCTTTATTTCTCGGGACCATTTTGCCATTTATTGTCGGTTGTATGTTTGCGTGGATTTTTGGCTATCGCGATGCGGTAAGTATTACCACAATTGGCGCAGGTGCAGTGACTTACATTGTTGGGCCTGTTACGGGTGCGGCCATTGGTGCGAGTTCTGAGGTCATGGCGTTATCAATTGCAACGGGCTTGGTGAAAGCAATCTGTGTAATGGTCTCAACACCACTCACTGCGAAATTTATGGGATTAGACAATCCACGTTCTGCGATGATTTTTGGTGGTTTGGCAGGAACGGTAAGTGGTGTGTCAGCTGGTTTAGCTGCTACAGACCGCCGTTTAGTGCCTTACGGTGCACTTACAGCAACTTTTCACACGGGCCTTGGCTGTTTAATGGGTCCAACTATTCTGTTCTTTGCGGTTAAAGCTTTGGTGGGTTAA